The Micromonospora sp. NBC_00421 genome contains a region encoding:
- a CDS encoding DUF948 domain-containing protein, with the protein MDGGQIAALIAAGAFLMLVLVLAVPILRLRHTVDATTRMINDLNEQTAPLLGDVNTTVKNVNVALEQVQTSLDGVNLQLAKVDTMTGHAQNVTANVANLATVVSAAAANPLVKVAAFGYGVRRAASARRTAETEREVRDTIKQQRRAARRGNR; encoded by the coding sequence GTGGATGGTGGACAGATCGCTGCGCTGATCGCGGCCGGCGCGTTCCTGATGCTGGTGCTCGTGCTGGCGGTACCGATCCTGCGGCTGCGGCACACCGTGGACGCGACGACCCGGATGATCAACGACCTCAACGAGCAGACCGCCCCGCTGCTGGGGGACGTGAACACCACGGTGAAGAACGTCAACGTCGCCCTGGAGCAGGTGCAGACCTCGCTGGACGGGGTGAACCTCCAGCTCGCGAAGGTCGACACGATGACCGGGCACGCCCAGAACGTCACCGCCAACGTGGCGAACCTGGCCACCGTCGTCTCGGCCGCCGCGGCGAACCCGCTGGTCAAGGTCGCCGCCTTCGGGTACGGCGTCCGTCGGGCCGCCTCGGCGCGGCGTACCGCGGAAACCGAGCGTGAGGTGCGCGACACCATCAAGCAGCAACGGCGCGCCGCCCGGCGTGGCAACCGCTGA